In Aegilops tauschii subsp. strangulata cultivar AL8/78 chromosome 3, Aet v6.0, whole genome shotgun sequence, one genomic interval encodes:
- the LOC109768244 gene encoding nuclear transcription factor Y subunit B-2, with product MVLEEAHHGTFNPTGSTGRVRPHPQPPLFSLFPTDERPGSVVFPIAPARAASPSPASDLAFPTPPRSANHRLLLPPPFSPLRSSPRARAFFIRVSGRGMADDDSGSPRGGGGVREQDRFLPIANISRIMKKAVPANGKIAKDAKETLQECVSEFISFVTSEASDKCQKEKRKTINGDDLLWAMATLGFEEYVDPLKIYLQKYRDMEGDSKLTSKSGEGSVKKDIIGAHSGATSSNAQAMVQHGAYAQGMGYMQPQYHNGDT from the exons ATGGTGCTAGAAGAAGCTCACCACGGCACTTTTAACCCCACGGGGTCCACCGGCAGGGTGAGGCCCCACCCGCAGCctcctctcttctctctcttccCGACCGACGAACGGCCCGGATCCGTCGTCTTCCCCATCGCACCGGCCCGGGCCGCGTCGCCTTCTCCAGCGTCCGATCTCGCATTCCCCACCCCTCCTCGCAGCGCCAACCACcgtctcctcctcccccctcccttCTCTCCCCTCCGCTCCTCCCCCCGCGCGCGCGCGTTTTTTATAAG GGTTTCGGGGCGCGGGATGGCCGACGACGACAGCGGGAgcccccggggcggcggcggggtcagGGAGCAGGACCGCTTCCTCCCCATCGCCAACATCAGCCGCATCATGAAGAAGGCCGTGCCGGCCAACGGCAAGATCGCCAAGGACGCCAAGGAGACCCTCCAGGAGTGCGTCTCCGAGTTCATCTCCTTCGTCACCAGCGA GGCCAGCGACAAGTGCCAGAAGGAGAAGCGCAAGACCATCAACGGGGACGATCTGCTCTGGGCCATGGCCACGCTCGGATTCGAGGAGTACGTAGACCCCCTCAAGATCTACCTGCAAAAGTACAGAGAT ATGGAG GGTGATAGTAAATTGACCTCAAAATCTGGTGAAGGATCCGTGAAGAAAGATATAATTGGTGCTCATAGTGGTGCGACTAGCTCAAACGCCCAAGCG ATGGTTCAGCATGGAGCTTACGCCCAAGGGATGGGTTATATGCAACCCCAG TACCATAATGGGGACACCTGA
- the LOC109768243 gene encoding small ribosomal subunit protein uS12, with protein MGKTRGMGAGRKLKTHRRNQRWADKAYKKSHLGNEWKKPFAGSSHAKGIVLEKIGIEAKQPNSAIRKCARVQLVKNGKKIAAFVPNDGCLNFIEENDEVLIAGFGRKGHAVGDIPGVRFKVVKVSGVSLLALFKEKKEKPRS; from the exons ATGGG TAAGACACGTGGTATGGGAGCTGGGCGCAAGCTCAAGACCCACCGCAGGAACCAGAGGTGGGCTGACAAGGCATACAAGAAGAGCCACTTGGGTAACGAGTGGAAGAAACCCTTCGCCGGGTCATCTCACGCCAAGGGCATTGTTTTGGAGAAGAT TGGTATTGAGGCCAAGCAGCCTAACTCTGCCATCCGTAAGTGTGCTCGTGTGCAGCTTGTGAAGAATGGAAAGAAGATTGCCGCCTTCGTTCCCAATGATGGTTGCCTGAACTTCATCGAGGAGAAT GACGAGGTGCTGATCGCTGGATTCGGTCGTAAGGGACATGCTGTGGGAGATATTCCCGGTGTCCGGTTCAAGGTCGTCAAGGTGTCAGGTGTTTCTCTGCTTGCCCTCTTcaaagagaagaaggagaagccCAGGTCTTAG
- the LOC109768245 gene encoding V-type proton ATPase subunit a1 encodes MGLFDRLPPMDHLRSEKMCLVQLIFPAESARLAVTYLGELGLLQFKDLNEDKSPFQRIFVNQVKRCAEMNRKLKFFSDQINKAGVKSSVRPALQPEIDLEELEAKLGEHEHELLEMNTNSGTLRQTYNELLEFKLVLSKAGSILAASQNHATPADHELDEHIYDKEVDDGNGYLLEQGIHQGASESGVRFVSGIILKSKALAFERMLFRTTRGNMFFNEASAGEPVMDPSSGEEVEKTVFVVFFSGEQAKAKILRICASFGANCYPVPEEIVKQRQIFREVSSRLSDLEVTLDAGTQHRNKALESVGSQLWRWILMVKKEKAVYDTLNMLNFDVTKKCLVGEGWCPIFAKSQIEDVLQRATLHSNSQVGIIFHEMDTIDSPPTYFRTDKFTNAFQEIVDAYGVGRYEEINPAVYSVITFPFLFAVMFGDWGHGICLLLGALFLILREKKLSSQKLDSFTEMAFGGRYVILLMALFSIYCGLIYNEFFSVPFHIFGKSAYACRENSCSDAYTAGLVKVRDPYPFGVDPSWRGSRSELPFLNSLKMKMSILMGVSQMNLGILLSYFDAKFHKNALDIRYQFIPQLIFLNSLFGYLSLLILIKWCTGSKADLYHVMIYMFLDPAGDLGENQLFWGQKELQILLLLLALVAVPWMLFPKPFILKKLHKERFQGHSYRFLGTSEMDPDSEPDSARSRHDDFNFGEVFVHQMIHSIEFVLGAVSNTASYLRLWALSLAHSELSTVFYEKLLLFAWGYDSLIFKLVGLIVFAFATAFILLGMESLSAFLHALRLHWVEFMNKFYHGDGYKFKPFSFATLADDEE; translated from the exons ATGGGGCTCTTCGACCGCCTGCCCCCCATGGACCACCTCCGCTCCGAGAAGATGTGCCTCGTGCAGCTCATTTTCCCCGCCGAGAGCGCGCGCCTCGCCGTCACCTACCTCGGCGAGCTCGGCCTCCTCCAGTTCAAGGAC TTGAATGAGGATAAGAGTCCTTTTCAGCGTATATTCGTCAACCAG GTAAAGCGATGTGCAGAGATGAATCGTAAGCTGAAGTTTTTCAGTGATCAGATCAACAAGGCAGGTGTTAAATCTTCTGTCCGGCCTGCACTACAACCAGAAATTGATTTGGAGGAGCTAGAG GCAAAATTGGGTGAGCATGAGCATGAGCTGCTTGAGATGAATACTAATAGTGGGACACTACGGCAGACATACAATGAACTTCTTGAATTCAAACTGGTCTTGTCAAAG GCAGGTAGCATCCTTGCTGCTTCTCAAAATCATGCAACTCCAGCTGACCATGAGCTAGATGAACATATATATGACAAGGAAGTGGATGACGGAAATGGCTATTTGCTTGAACAG GGAATACATCAAGGGGCCTCGGAATCTGGTGTTAGGTTTGTTAGTGGGATAATATTGAAGTCCAAGGCATTGGCTTTTGAGAGGATGCTTTTCCGAACTACAAGGGGAAATATGTTTTTCAATGAGGCATCTGCAGGGGAACCTGTTATGGATCCCAGTTCTGGTGAAGAG GTAGAGAAGACtgtttttgtagttttcttttcgGGGGAGCAGgctaaagcaaaaatattgagGATTTGTGCTTCATTTGGAGCAAATTGCTACCCTGTTCCTGAGGAGATTGTCAAGCAGAGACAAATTTTTCGTGAG GTATCATCACGCCTCTCCGATCTAGAAGTCACCTTGGATGCTGGAACCCAACACAGAAACAAAGCACTCGAGTCAGTAGGGTCCCAATTATGGAGGTGGATACTCATG GTAAAAAAAGAGAAAGCTGTTTATGATACACTAAACATGCTGAACTTTGATGTGACAAAGAAATGCCTTGTTGGAGAAGGATGGTGTCCAATATTTGCTAAATCTCAG ATTGAGGATGTTTTGCAGCGTGCAACTCTTCACAGCAACTCACAAGTTGGAATAATATTTCATGAGATGGACACTATTGACTCACCACCTACATACTTCCGAACTGATAAATTTACAAATGCTTTCCAGGAGATCGTTGATGCATATGG TGTTGGTCGATATGAAGAAATTAATCCAGCTGTATATTCTGTTATCACGTTCCCATTTCTGTTTGCTGTTATGTTTGGAGATTGGGGTCATGGAATATGTCTGTTACTTGGAGCTTTGTTTCTTATACTTCGTGAGAAGAAACTTTCCTCTCAG AAGCTTGATAGCTTTACGGAGATGGCATTTGGTGGGCGTTATGTGATTCTTCTGATGGCGTTGTTCTCAATATACTGTGGGCTCATATACAACGAATTCTTTTCTGTTCCATTCCATATCTTTGGCAAATCTGCATATGCGTGTCGGGAAAATTCCTGCAG TGATGCATATACTGCTGGTCTCGTAAAAGTTCGTGATCCCTACCCTTTTGGAGTGGACCCAAGTTGGCGTGGAAGTCGATCTGAGTTACCCTTTCTAAATTCTTTAAAGATGAAGATGTCCATACTGATGGGTGTCTCCCAGATGAACTTAGGAATTTTATTGAgttattttgatgcaaagttccATAAAAATGCCCTAGACATCAG GTACCAATTCATACCGCAGCTGATTTTTCTGAATAGCCTCTTTGGTTACTTATCACTCCTGATTCTCATTAAGTGGTGCACGGGATCTAAAGCCGATCTGTATCACGTGATGATATATATGTTCCTTGACCCTGCTGGAGATCTTGGAGAGAATCAACTTTTTTGGGGACAGAAGGAACTCCAG ATACTTTTGTTGCTTCTGGCCCTAGTAGCTGTTCCATGGATGCTCTTCCCAAAGCCTTTCATTCTAAAGAAACTTCATAAGGAG AGATTTCAAGGTCACAGCTATCGCTTCCTTGGGACATCTGAAATGGATCCAGATTCTGAACCGGACTCTGCCCGTTCACGTCATGATGATTTCAATTTTGGTGAAGTTTTTGTGCATCAAATGATACACTCCATCGAGTTTGTTCTTGGGGCTGTCTCAAATACTGCATCATACCTTCGACTTTGGGCCTTGAG CTTGGCACATTCTGAGCTATCAACAGTCTTCTACGAGAAGTTGCTGCTATTTGCATGGGG GTATGACAGCCTCATCTTTAAGTTAGTGGGGCTCATAGTTTTTGCTTTTGCTACTGCCTTCATATTGCTCGGGATGGAATCGTTAAGTGCCTTTCTTCATGCATTGCGTCTACACTGGGTCGAGTTCATGAACAAGTTCTATCACGGGGATGGCTACAAATTCAAACCATTCTCATTTGCTACGCTAGCAGACGACGAAGAATGA